The Parolsenella catena region CTCGTGGCCACGGGCATGCACCGTCCCTCCACGCACGAGGAGCTCGTCAACAAGTACGGCGAGGACATCGTCGCCAACGAGGAGATCGTCATGCACGTTGCCACCGACGACAGCATGATGGAGAAGATCGGCACGCTGCCCTCCGGTGGCGAGTGCATCATCAACAAGGTCGCGGCCGATGCCGACCTGCTGCTTGCGGAGGGCTTCATCGAGCCGCACTTCTTCGCGGGCTTCTCGGGCAGCCGCAAGTCCGTGCTGCCGGGCGTGGCCAGCTACAAGACGATCATGTACAACCACAACGGTCAGTTCGTGAACGACTCTCACTCCCGTGCCGGCAACCTGTGCCACAACCACATCAGCGAGGATATGTTCGCCGCCGCCGAGATGGCGCACCTCGCCTTCGTGCTCAACGTGGTGCTTAACGGCAAGCATGAGGTCATCGGCTCGTTTGCCGGCGACATCCACGAGGCCCACGAGGCCGGCTGCGACTTTGTGAGGAAGCTTGCCGGCGTGGAGCCCGTGGCGTGCGACATCGCCGTGACCACGAACGGCGGCTACCCGCTTGACCAGAACATCTACCAGGCCGTGAAGGGCATGTGCGCCGCCGAGGCCACGCTTCCCGAGGGTGGCGTGATCATCGACGTGGCCGGCTGCGCGGACGGTCACGGCGGCGAGGGCTTCTACAAGAACATCGCCGAGAACGACCCGGCTGAGTTTGAGCGCGCCTGCATCGAGCGCCCCAAGGACGAGACCCTGCCTGACCAGTGGACGAGCCAGATCTTTGCCCGCATCCTGGCGCATCACCCGGTCATCCTCGTCACCGACCTGTGCGACCACCAGATGATCCGCGACATGCACATGACGCCGGTAAACACCGTGGAAGAGGCGCTTGCGCTGGCGTTCGAGATGAAGGGCGCTGACGCCAAGGTCGCCGTCATCCCGGACGGCCTGGGCGTGGTCGTTGCCCAGCACTAGCCTATGCGGCCGCGGGGGCGCGGTCTGTCGATGGGGAACAGAAGGAAGTACGTTCGAAGGAGTTTTGCACGTGATCAGCAACGATCTGCTTTTCCATATGCTGTGCGAGTTTGGTAGCACGGCACTCATGATCGTCTTTGGCGTGGGTGTCCACTGCGACACCGTGCTCAAGGGCACGAAGTACCAGGGTTCCGGCCACATGTTCGCCATCACGACGTGGTCGTTCGGCATCTCCGTGTGCCTGTTCGTCTTTGGCGGTGCCGTGTGCATGAACCCGGCCATGGTGCTTGCGCAGTGCATCGTGGGTCTCGTCCCCTGGGCGAGCTGCATCCCCTACATGGTGGCCGACATGCTCGGTGGCTTCGCGGGCGCCTGCATCGCCTGGCTCATGTACGCCGACGAGTTCAAGGCCTCCGAGGGCGTCGTTGACCCCGTCGCGCAGCGCAACATCTTCTCGACGAACCCCACCAGTGAGGGAACCAACTACGCCCGCAACTTCTTCTGCGAGGCCATCTGCACCTTCGTGTTCATCTCCGCGATCCTTGCCGCCGCGAGCCGCGCCGGCGAGAACGTCCTCATGCTCGCCATCTGCGTCGGCCTGATCGTCTGGGCCGTCGGCATGGGCATGGGCGGTATCACGGGATTCGCCATGAACCAGGCCCGTGACCTCGGCCCACGCATGGCCTACCAGGTGCTCCCCATCGCGCACAAGGCCGACAACAACTGGAAGTACGGCCTGCTCGTTCCCGGCATCGCGCCCTTCGTGGGTGCCGCGGTGGCCGCGCTCTTCGTCCACGGCTTCCTCGGCATGTTCTAGCGCTTGTTTGCGTGACGCTTCGTGGCGCCGCTACCCCTTGCGGGTGGCGGCGCTTTTTGTTGCGCGCGAGGGTTGGCGCGAGGCGCGTGCGGGCTGGTGCGTGGCGCGTGCGGGCGGCCGGCGGGTACGTTGCGCGTGCGGGCGGCCGGCGGGTACGTTGCGCGTGCGGGCGGCCGACGGATACGTTGTTGGGGCGTTATTGCACGCCGGTTCCATTGCTGCGGCGTTTCTGCGTGCCGGATTCATTGCCGTGGCGTTATTGCACGCTGGGGAGCCGTTGAACGTGTAATAGCGCTACGCGAGTGATGATGACGTGCATAAACGCCACACCATTCCCGGGATGCTACGCGACATGCGGGATGCCGAAGCGCTCTAGCAGCGCTACGAGGCGTGCCTCGTTGGCCACGTCCGAGAACGTGAAGCGCATGACGCGATCGACGGCGAGCGTCATGCCAGACTCGCGAAGCCGCTCATCGCGCATTACCTGCAGCACGTCTCGGCCATGCGTCATGGCTGGGTTGACGTACTTCTCGCCACCGTCCAGCTCGCCGACGACGATCGTGCCGTCTGGCAGCTCCCAGAAGAAGTCGCAGCGCCAGGGATGACCGGGGTTGTCGGGGTTCTCGATGAGGACCTGCAGCTCGGGAAGCATGAAACCATGCTCAATCATGATGGCGCGCGCCATGGACTCACCGCCGCTCTCGCTGCGCGCATCAGCGTGACGCGCGGTTTCGAGCGCGTGCCGCACGCCGGGACGATGGCGTCCCCGTTCGCTGATAAAAGTGCCAAGCTCGGCAGCGTCGA contains the following coding sequences:
- the larA gene encoding nickel-dependent lactate racemase; the protein is MFETELPYDHKTMTIRLEDKNFAGLMQGHQNDFKPSESQEQLVEDSLDNPYGSPKLEELCAGKRDIVIISSDHTRPVPSRVTMPILLRRIHAAAPEARVRILVATGMHRPSTHEELVNKYGEDIVANEEIVMHVATDDSMMEKIGTLPSGGECIINKVAADADLLLAEGFIEPHFFAGFSGSRKSVLPGVASYKTIMYNHNGQFVNDSHSRAGNLCHNHISEDMFAAAEMAHLAFVLNVVLNGKHEVIGSFAGDIHEAHEAGCDFVRKLAGVEPVACDIAVTTNGGYPLDQNIYQAVKGMCAAEATLPEGGVIIDVAGCADGHGGEGFYKNIAENDPAEFERACIERPKDETLPDQWTSQIFARILAHHPVILVTDLCDHQMIRDMHMTPVNTVEEALALAFEMKGADAKVAVIPDGLGVVVAQH
- the larD gene encoding D/L-lactic acid transporter LarD, translating into MISNDLLFHMLCEFGSTALMIVFGVGVHCDTVLKGTKYQGSGHMFAITTWSFGISVCLFVFGGAVCMNPAMVLAQCIVGLVPWASCIPYMVADMLGGFAGACIAWLMYADEFKASEGVVDPVAQRNIFSTNPTSEGTNYARNFFCEAICTFVFISAILAAASRAGENVLMLAICVGLIVWAVGMGMGGITGFAMNQARDLGPRMAYQVLPIAHKADNNWKYGLLVPGIAPFVGAAVAALFVHGFLGMF